GAGACATATACGGAGCTACCAACAATGAAGGCTTCGAATTTTCGCCCTGCAACTGACAACCTAACCAACGAAAACGTTCCAAGATGACCCCCTCGTGTTTGTGTTACAGCATTTCGCTTCATATCCGTATTTTTCGCATTTAGATTAAGTTCAAAACAGGGAGTCGATAGGAATCTGACCTCATCATGTTCTCGCGGACGTTTCTAAGCGTCAGCTATAGAGTCTCGTCCAAATCAACGTTTATTGTACAAGTAAGAGATTATCCGATTCGGCGCCTTTGCTTTTGAGGTTATGCTGCTGACTCCAAAATACAGCCTTTCTACATTTTTATCTGTGTTAATTCTTTGCAGAATGTCACATGCCACAGATCTTTACATGTGGCCTGTCGGAACCTCAGGAGGGACCTTGTCATAGGTTCACGACAGAGTCTCAAACATAGGAGTCCTGTACTGACAGCAACGTTTGTTCGGTACATCGGGGAGTCCTCTACAGCAAATGCCACTCTAAAGACTGAAAATGTAGCTGCTATGAGTACATGTGAGTTTGTGTTACTGTTGCGGTGATTCCTTTTAATTCAAGGGAgttttaattcaaaatttacCTTTCTTTGACTTCAGCGGAAGGAGCTGCTGTTCAGGCTACAGGTACAATTCTCATTTCCATTGCAGAAACATGATTATTTGTATAGAATGTAGAATATTTTCATGCTGATCTGTTCTTTTCTCATCTAGATGCATCACAAGTGGATAACCTTATTGCACAAATTCCTGGTAAGTTCTGTGAACAACTATCTTTAATATTaggtttaaattaaaaactgatATCTTAATGTAGGCAATAAACAATTTTGTAGAGCCTCCCACACCGATTGTACAGGAAGTCATTGAAGCCGTGACAGGAGAACCAACTCTCCAAAGTCTAGGCCTTGGAGGCTGGTCACCAGCAGGACTAGTTCAACAATACTTGGATTTCTTACACGTATCTGTTGATTTACCTTGGTGGGCTACAATTCTCATCAGTAAGTAGAATTCACTTTGTCAGATTCTTAACTATAACTTGATTTTGGTTTataagaaatatattaaattgtACAAATAATCTGATTTTAGCTACTATGTGTGTTAGGACACTATTGCTTCCAGTAGTCATAAAAATCCAGAGATTCGCAGCAAGAATGCACAATATACAGCCACAAATACAATATTTGCAAAGTCAGTTGTCTGAAGCACGTAAGATGGGCGATCGCTTAGAAGGTGAATGTAATTAAATAATGCAGTTTTAACTTGAggcataaaaaaatttaataaaactttttatagCTGCTAGATTAAGTCATGAACTCTATGAATTCATGAAGCAGAAAGGAGTAAGTCCTATAAAAAATGCTGCTTTGCCATTATTGCAGGTACGTCAAAACTTCAAACTTGACCAATGAGTAAATAAACATTCAGTACTTTTCTTTACACTTACTCAATCAACGTTTCGATTTTAGGCACCAGTTTTCTTATCATTCTTCTGGGCCCTGAAAGGAATGGTACAAGCACCAGTTGAAAGCATGAAAGAAGGCGGTCTATGGTGGTTTACTGACCTAACAGTTCCAGATCCTTACTACCTGTTACCTATTATTACAAGTATGACATTAGCTGCTACTATTGAAATGGGTACAGATGCAGTAAGGGTTCAATCATTAGGTCTTATGAGATATGTCATTCGGGCATCACCTTATATTATGTTTCCATTCATTATGAAATTTGAAGGGGTAAGTATCAATGCTTACAAAAAATCAGTAGTTCAAAAATCTTAACTCAAAGAAGTAATCCATTCACTTTTTTTCATAGGCCATTCTTTGTTATTGGGTTTCAACAAACATGTTTTCATTGGTTCAAGTTAGCATACTGAGAATACCCAAAGTTAGGGAATTCTTCAAAATACCGGCAACGATAAATCACGATCCGAAAAAATTGCCGGTTTCAAAGAAGAACTTTGTAGAAGGATTCAAGGATTGTaagttatttaaattaatttattcttcAAATATTTCAGATTCAATATGTTCCAATAATACTAATcacatattttctaatttttttttagcgTGGACGAACTTGAAAGTAGCGAGAGAACTAAATGCGCGCGACATGTATGACGAAAACATGTTTGAAAAAGCTGGAAAAGGAGCAGTGCCAAAAACGTTTAAATATGACCCAACGAAAAGGCATCCAGTGACAAATACCATTCTTTCAAAGAAAAGGGACTAGTACTAGactatttaatattttattagaaataatttttgattgttatataaaacgaaataaatgtaattataaatatgttAATTACTTATTTTGTACATACATAACTTTTTAATGTTCCAAAATCAGATGTTTGCATGAGTAACTTCAATCAGTAGTTCAAgtcataacaatatttttaaaatttctcgagtttctatatttattaccatacaaaaatattttgcaaaaattatatACTAAATATCAATATGTTTCTCCATCTAGAATAATGTTAACAGGAGAActgatataaatatttaatatgcAGTCCAGAATCTGCATTTTTTAAGGATTAAAAATAAGCTTCATATTTGatcattttaaactttaagcGACTCACAAATTGATTATTCTTCTTATGCAAACCCTCAATTTGTTGAGCTTAACAGTAGcagattttacaataaatataacaTTACGTCTGTACAGCATTTTCTAGACACTGGTCAATAACAGTCAACAGAAATTGGTTCTCTAACGCAGCAGCTACTCTTTCTTTGTCAGCCAattgcttatttacagcagtTTCTGCTGTATGTGTTCCTGGGGTAATGGTAACACTAACTTTAAACCTAGGAGGAATAGTCCGCAATAGTTGTGTTCTTATCGACAAACCTATCAATGTGGCCATGCTACAGTGTGGTATTGTTGGAGTGAATTGGACATTGATTTCATTGCTTTCATTGTCGACCTATATcacaaaaaagaagaatcaCAGTTATTGTTAAACTCTTTGCTTATTATTTGATGTTACAgaatttttgtgaaaaatattgaaatccAAATCTACCTACTTCTATTAAATTCTGCTGGACAACATTTAACTGCTCGAGCGTCAATGGATGCTCGGGATCGTTTATATTTCGTAATAGTTCTGTAAAATAGGAAAGTAAACTACATTACGAAACAATTCAAACAATTGTAAACAACGTTATGAAAAAAGTCGTACTAACCAAAGATTCCACGAGCATCGAATTCGTCGGGATTACGGGTCACTTTTTCTTCACATTCTCCGTCGGCGATTTTTTCTTCCAACGTCGGGTAGATTTTTGGAGTAGGATTTTCCAAAACCTTACTCATTTAGAATTAGGTTCGAAATTCAATACGGAAAGAAACAAAACACACGATCACACGTCCGAAAACATGCGCGCGATGTCAACTTTTGAGGGTTacgttatttatatataggtataagtatatataggtataggtatataaggAATTACGATTACGATATCATCACCCATCAGTTGAAGTTAATTAGGTGGCTACGTGCATATATATTTGACgtcataattatttaaaatttttagaagATATGTATATAGTTCTTTGATAAAAGATAATTTCAATAACGATAAACCTCATGTAGTATTTCTAATTTCTGGATGCGGAATGTTAATTTGActtatgtacatatatacatacttatacaattattttacatagatttttattttatcaactttcttctttttacaaAACACACTAAGTATAATTATTAGTAAATTTCTCggtaatattaaattattaacatgatgattgaatataataataataatagtaataataatttattacaatttttaataaataaatgattattatctttagaaattttgtaaaattaatgcAATTTCAAAGAAACCATTCTTGGATTGGAAATGCAGATCATATGTTGATATGTATGccagtatatacgtatatgtatgtgtcagtatacatatatgcagCAGTGTCGC
The sequence above is drawn from the Nasonia vitripennis strain AsymCx chromosome 4, Nvit_psr_1.1, whole genome shotgun sequence genome and encodes:
- the LOC100117732 gene encoding mitochondrial inner membrane protein OXA1L — encoded protein: MFSRTFLSVSYRVSSKSTFIVQNVTCHRSLHVACRNLRRDLVIGSRQSLKHRSPVLTATFVRYIGESSTANATLKTENVAAMSTSEGAAVQATDASQVDNLIAQIPEPPTPIVQEVIEAVTGEPTLQSLGLGGWSPAGLVQQYLDFLHVSVDLPWWATILITTMCVRTLLLPVVIKIQRFAARMHNIQPQIQYLQSQLSEARKMGDRLEAARLSHELYEFMKQKGVSPIKNAALPLLQAPVFLSFFWALKGMVQAPVESMKEGGLWWFTDLTVPDPYYLLPIITSMTLAATIEMGTDAVRVQSLGLMRYVIRASPYIMFPFIMKFEGAILCYWVSTNMFSLVQVSILRIPKVREFFKIPATINHDPKKLPVSKKNFVEGFKDSWTNLKVARELNARDMYDENMFEKAGKGAVPKTFKYDPTKRHPVTNTILSKKRD
- the LOC100113668 gene encoding MIP18 family protein galla-2; its protein translation is MSKVLENPTPKIYPTLEEKIADGECEEKVTRNPDEFDARGIFELLRNINDPEHPLTLEQLNVVQQNLIEVDNESNEINVQFTPTIPHCSMATLIGLSIRTQLLRTIPPRFKVSVTITPGTHTAETAVNKQLADKERVAAALENQFLLTVIDQCLENAVQT